A single window of Aspergillus flavus chromosome 4, complete sequence DNA harbors:
- a CDS encoding uncharacterized protein (uncharacterized protein family), whose translation MRLTSPMSLVMPMAILGISTIQGAAAKCSDGLVNVVFNIGHGGYTKQRWEKIHSASNWLTFNFGFDEKQIPMLGNNKTAVDDAIDAVNGPNPPDFMLTFNEPDNLYGSHPRKVILQPEEAANLIKPLLRRRGNHTKFIAPVPAFEKLTWLPEFFGNCSCQDAFSAYNVHIYNKTVDEAITRINAFHQKWNDKPLWITEIAPGQYTGACPNPVPWNHTTEFMRDIFAWGERTEWIHKIFWNSANEISCGDTNVAASFLLDFNDNPTPLLDPFNKLTCS comes from the coding sequence ATGCGTTTGACTTCTCCAATGTCGCTCGTGATGCCCATGGCGATCCTCGGAATATCGACCATTCAAGGGGCAGCGGCGAAGTGCTCAGATGGGCTTGTGAACGTTGTCTTCAACATCGGCCATGGTGGATATACAAAACAGCGATGGGAGAAGATCCACTCCGCTTCCAATTGGCTCACGTTCAATTTTGGATTCGATGAAAAGCAAATCCCGATGCTAGGTAACAACAAGACAGCTGTTGATGACGCTATTGATGCGGTAAACGGCCCAAATCCGCCAGATTTCATGCTCACTTTCAACGAGCCCGACAACCTATATGGCTCTCACCCGAGAAAAGTCATCTTGCAGCCTGAAGAAGCCGCCAACCTGATCAAGCCATTGTTGCGCAGACGCGGAAACCATACAAAGTTTATTGCACCCGTGCCGGCCTTCGAAAAGCTCACCTGGCTTCCCGAGTTTTTTGGAAACTGCAGTTGCCAAGACGCATTCTCAGCATACAACGTCCATATCTATAACAAAACTGTCGACGAAGCCATAACCCGAATCAACGCTTTCCACCAGAAGTGGAACGACAAGCCTTTGTGGATTACCGAGATTGCACCGGGCCAATATACAGGAGCATGTCCGAATCCCGTTCCCTGGAACCACACCACCGAATTCATGCGAGATATCTTCGCTTGGGGGGAGAGAACTGAATGGATCCACAAGATCTTTTGGAACTCAGCCAATGAGATCTCCTGTGGTGATACGAATGTGGCGGCCTCGTTCCTGCTTGATTTTAATGATAACCCGACGCCCCTCTTGGACCCTTTCAATAAGTTGACTTGTTCCTGA
- a CDS encoding beta-lactamase class C and other penicillin binding protein: MDSPASVCSYEELHISNPTTQMCQLTPNVTGSLQARLDEACADQEKGIPGAVVVMVGKDGLEYFAHASGKRGYGSSEPMTLDNIFWIASCTKFITGIACMQLVEQGLLSLDDSAQVETICPELKRVQVLQDDGSLVDKRQGITLRMLLAHTAGFGYSFFNEKLRDYSKPVGYDEFSGSFYDMLQPLVNQPGERWEYGVNIDWAGLLVERVTGLSLNDYFHQNIFEPLDLHNISMFPNASMKSRLAHMNSRAPDGQLSPRDHLLRRPLIVEDARDIACCFNSGGAGCFAKPQEYCQILATLLNDGISPTTNKQILRKATVDLMFENQIPQFPNFAAQEIPPAKADLTNRIAHLYPSATPPGWGLTCMLTGGSTGRSAQTGHWAGLPNLWWWCDRPKGIAGMVCTQILPFADAQVLGLWSDMESLVYKGLDL, from the exons ATGGATTCACCTGCCAGTGTTTGTTCATACGAGGAACTTCATATTTCCAACCCAACCACGCAAATGTGTCAACTGACCCCCAACGTGACCGGCTCTCTCCAGGCTCGGCTGGATGAAGCCTGTGCGGACCAAGAGAAGGGTATCCCTGGGGCCGTGGTGGTCATGGTGGGCAAGGATGGTCTGGAATATTTCGCCCATGCCAGTGGCAAACGGGGATATGGTTCATCTGAGCCGATGACACTCGATAATATTTTCTGGATTGCCTCATGCACCAAATTCATTACGGGAATTGCTTGCATGCAGCTTGTGGAACAGGGCCTTCTCTCATTGGACGATTCTGCTCAAGTCGAAACCATTTGCCCCGAGCTGAAGCGGGTCCAGGTATTGCAAGACGATGGAAGTTTGGTCGATAAGAGACAGGGGATTACATTGCGAATGCTTCTCGCTCATACCG CTGGCTTCGGGTACTCCTTTTTCAACGAAAAGTTACGAGACTATAGCAAGCCAGTAGGGTACGATGAGTTTTCGGGAAGTTTCTATGATATGCTACAACCGCTGGTGAACCAGCCAGGAGAGAGGTGGGAATATGGG GTCAATATTGATTGGGCCGGCCTTCTCGTGGAGCGCGTAACCGGTCTGTCCTTGAATGACTATTTCCACCAGAATATCTTTGAGCCTCTGGATTTGCATAATATTTCCATGTTTCCAAATGCGTCCATGAAGTCCAGACTGGCTCATATGAACTCACGGGCGCCGGATGGACAGTTATCACCACGCGATCACCTCCTTCGACGACCATTGATCGTGGAGGATGCTCGGGATATAGCCTGTTGCTTCAACAGCGGCGGGGCAGGCTGTTTTGCGAAGCCTCAAGAGTATTGTCAAATCCTGGCGACCCTTTTGAACGATGGTATATCTCCCACTACCAACAAGCAGATCCTACGCAAGGCGACGGTAGACCTCATGTTCGAAAATCAGATTCCCCAGTTCCCCAACTTCGCGGCACAGGAAATTCCACCCGCCAAAGCGGATCTCACGAACCGTATCGCTCATTTGTATCCATCCGCAACCCCTCCAGGCTGGGGGCTCACTTGTATGCTTACTGGGGGGAGCACTGGCCGTTCAGCACAGACTGGCCATTGGGCGGGACTTCCTAatctttggtggtggtgtgaCAGACCCAAGGGGATTGCGGGCATGGTCTGTACGCAGATACTTCCATTTGCAGATGCTCAAGTGCTGGGGCTCTGGAGCGACATGGAGTCGTTGGTGTACAAAGGTCTTGACTTGTAG
- a CDS encoding putative steroid monooxygenase yields MPVRRELADNATRGPTDGNYADELDVDVLIVGAGFGGIYSLYEMRKLGLKAVIYEAGNDIGGTWRWNCYPGAGVDSEVPEYQLSIPETWKDWTWSTNYPNYEDLRKYFDHVDKVLDIKKDCAFNSVVVGAHFHTVEGRWHIRTADGRTARAKYFIIAAGFAAKRYIPEWPGIEKFKGIVHHSSFWPDEKIDVRGKRCAIIGTGASGVQVTQAWGPEAGELKVFQRTPNLAVPMRKRSLTVEEQEGAKAFYPELFRYREKCFAGFLYTWCERGVFEDSEEEREQFLEKLWSDGGFRYWVANYKDYLYDAKANRVVYDFWRKKVRERINDPKDQELLAPSEPPHPWGVKRPCLEYDYYEQFNRPNVDLVDIKDNSIVDFTEKGIKLQDGTEYEFDVVCIATGFDITTGGMTSMGLHSIHGDSLKEEWKSGAFTYLGMTVSGYPNMFHLYGPHGPTLLSNGPTTVEIQGRWIADAIKQMERQGIKYINPTAKAAKEWKAKINELSDKTLFPTTKSTYMGGSMPGKVFEQVNYAGGEYPYSKEIRAVLPNFNGFDIVKR; encoded by the coding sequence ATGCCCGTAAGAAGGGAACTCGCCGATAATGCCACGCGTGGCCCCACTGATGGAAATTACGCCGATGAACTCGACGTTGATGTCCTGATTGTGGGTGCCGGCTTCGGCGGTATCTATTCTCTGTACGAAATGCGAAAGCTCGGGCTCAAAGCTGTCATCTATGAAGCGGGAAATGATATTGGTGGCACCTGGAGATGGAACTGTTATCCCGGCGCGGGTGTGGACTCGGAGGTGCCCGAGTATCAGTTATCGATCCCGGAAACGTGGAAGGACTGGACATGGTCAACCAATTATCCCAACTATGAGGACCTGCGCAAGTACTTTGATCATGTGGACAAGGTCCTTGATATCAAAAAGGACTGTGCATTCAACAGCGTGGTCGTCGGCGCGCACTTCCATACAGTGGAAGGCCGCTGGCACATTCGGACTGCGGATGGAAGGACTGCACGCGCGAAATATTTCATCATCGCTGCCGGTTTTGCGGCGAAGCGCTACATCCCCGAGTGGCCGGGCATCGAGAAGTTCAAGGGAATTGTCCACCACTCGTCCTTTTGGCCGGATGAGAAAATCGACGTTCGTGGCAAGCGCTGCGCGATCATTGGCACTGGCGCCTCTGGTGTGCAAGTGACCCAGGCCTGGGGACCGGAGGCTGGGGAGCTCAAGGTTTTCCAGCGCACGCCAAACCTGGCAGTGCCCATGCGCAAGCGATCTCTCACGGtggaagaacaagagggCGCCAAGGCGTTCTATCCTGAACTTTTCAGGTATCGCGAGAAATGCTTTGCGGGGTTCCTGTACACCTGGTGTGAGCGTGGTGTATTTGAAGATAGTGAAGAGGAGCGAGAACAATTTTTGGAAAAGCTGTGGAGTGACGGTGGGTTTCGGTATTGGGTGGCGAATTATAAGGACTATCTATATGACGCCAAGGCGAATCGCGTCGTCTATGATttctggaggaagaaggtgcGTGAGCGCATTAATGACCCCAAGGACCAAGAGCTCCTGGCACCTTCGGAGCCACCACATCCTTGGGGAGTGAAGCGCCCTTGCTTGGAATATGACTACTATGAGCAGTTTAACCGGCCCAATGTGGATTTGGTTGATATCAAAGACAATAGCATTGTGGACTTCACGGAAAAGGGCATCAAGCTGCAAGATGGAACAGAATATGAATTCGACGTTGTGTGTATCGCCACTGGATTTGATATCACGACCGGGGGCATGACCAGCATGGGACTTCACAGCATCCATGGCGATAGCCTcaaagaggaatggaaatcTGGTGCCTTCACCTATCTTGGCATGACCGTCAGTGGTTACCCCAATATGTTCCATCTGTACGGGCCACATGGCCCAACGTTGCTGAGCAATGGCCCTACAACAGTTGAGATCCAAGGGCGGTGGATTGCAGATGCCATCAAGCAGATGGAGCGTCAAGGTATTAAGTATATCAATCCGACCGCAAAGGCTGCCAAAGAATGGAAGGCCAAGATCAATGAACTTTCGGACAAGACACTCTTCCCTACCACGAAGTCCACCTACATGGGTGGTAGCATGCCCGGAAAGGTCTTTGAGCAGGTCAACTATGCCGGAGGGGAGTACCCGTATTCCAAGGAGATCCGAGCAGTCCTTCCCAATTTTAATGGATTTGATATCGTCAAACGCTGA